TGTCGCCGGCGATGCACAACGCCGCATATCGCGAGCTTGATTTTGACTGGGCTTACGTGCCGCTGGGCCTCAAGCACGAGGACGACCTCGAGCGGGTGCTGCGAGCGATCAGGGTGCTGCCCTTTGTCGGCTTCAACGTCACTATGCCTTTCAAGCAGGCGATGCTGACGTACTGCGATGAGGTGGCGATGGCCGCAAAGATGGCGGGGGCCGTGAACACGGTTCACTGTGTGGACGGGCGCCTTGTCGGCTACAACACTGACGGCCGAGGGCTCGTGGAGTCACTTGCCGAAGAAGCACGATTCACTTCAGGCGGCGAGAACATCACGATCATTGGCGCGGGAGGAGCGGCTGGGGCCGCCGCTGTCGCATTCATCCTTGAGAAAGCCGGAAGAGTCGCTATTGTCAATCGAACGGTAGAGCGCGCCGAAGAGCTCGCTGACCGCCTGATGCCCTATGCCCGATCAACCGAGATAGTGCCGCTTCACGTTTCCGAGGCCGAAGAGCAGATCAGAGAGTCGAGATTGCTGATCAACGCCACCCCGACGGGAATGGCTCAAGATGATCCCTCGCCGATTCCGGTTTCGTGGATCTCTCGGGATCAGATCGTTTGCGACATGGTATACAACGTTCGAGAAACGGACCTGCTCAAGGCGGCTCGCGATGCAGGAGCTCTTGCCATAGGCGGGCTGGGAATGCTCGTGCATCAGGCTGCGCTCGCCATCGACATCTGGAGTGAGACCGCGCAGCACAAAGCCCCCCGCGATCTGATGCGCTCCGCCGCGCAGTCAGTGCTGTCGAGCACCTGCTCAGGCGAGGTAATCGAATGAGCGCGGCCACATCGAAGCGCCTTGCCAGGATATTGGTGAAATCCGGCGTGATCACCGCCGAGCAGATGGAGGAAGCTCTTCTCCATGAGGGCAGCGCCTCCCTTACATCGGCGATAAGCTCTTTGGGCTTTGCCGATGAGGTGAAGATTGCACAGACAGTCGCCGAAGAGATGAAGGTGGCCTACGTCGACCTCGGCGCTTTCGAGATAGACCCGAACGCCGCGATTAATTTCTCCTCCGAGCTGGCCAGGCGCTACATGCTTTTGCCGATCAAGGTGCAAGATGATGAGCTGATTGTCGCGATGGCCGATCCGACGAACGTGTTTGCCATCGATGACGTTCGAATCGTGACCGGCCGAGAAGTTCGTCCTGTCGTGGCAGCAGAGAGCGACCTGCTTACCGCGATCGATCGTTTCGCCGCCTCCAGGCAAAACGTCGATGAGATGGTTGGCGATCTGGAGGATGCCACGGAGGGGTTCGGAGCGCAGGAGGTTGAGTCGGAAGAAGACGCGGCTCCGGTCGCGAAGTTGCTCAATCAGATCGTCACCGAAGGCATAAGGCGAGGCGCGGGTGACATCTACATCGAGCCTTACGAGAGGGAGATGAGAGTCAGGTTTCGCGTAGACGGCGTGTGTCAGGAGATCATGCGTAGCCCCAAAAAGTTGAACCGGCAGCTCATCAGCAGATTGAAGATTCAATCGGGGATGGACATCGCCGAGCGACGCATACCCCAAGACGGGCGTTTCGGGGTCATACTCGATGGTAAGGGCGTGGATTTCCGTGTTGCCGTGCTACCCATCGTCAATGGCGAGATGGCTGTCTTGAGGCTACTTCGCAAGGACTCTATCATGATGTCA
The Actinomycetota bacterium DNA segment above includes these coding regions:
- the tadA gene encoding Flp pilus assembly complex ATPase component TadA, with protein sequence MSAATSKRLARILVKSGVITAEQMEEALLHEGSASLTSAISSLGFADEVKIAQTVAEEMKVAYVDLGAFEIDPNAAINFSSELARRYMLLPIKVQDDELIVAMADPTNVFAIDDVRIVTGREVRPVVAAESDLLTAIDRFAASRQNVDEMVGDLEDATEGFGAQEVESEEDAAPVAKLLNQIVTEGIRRGAGDIYIEPYEREMRVRFRVDGVCQEIMRSPKKLNRQLISRLKIQSGMDIAERRIPQDGRFGVILDGKGVDFRVAVLPIVNGEMAVLRLLRKDSIMMSLKDLGFLEHNMHRLFDALKLPYGAILVTGPTGSGKSTTLYAAINETNDPKSNMITVEDPVEYRLAGLSQVQVHEKAGLTFAAALRSILRQDPDRVMIGEIRDKETGTIAIEAALTGHLVLSTLHTNDAPSAVTRLTEMGIEPFLTASAITCVLAQRLARRLCSSCKEAYTPEVSALTRVGFDFEPDNLPTLYRAKGCKKCNNIGYKGRMGIHEVLSMSETLERMTVEHASADEIKRQAIVEGMRTLRDDGFEKARMGLTSIEEVLRVVV
- the aroE gene encoding shikimate dehydrogenase, whose protein sequence is MPVGKPISGKTRLAGILGMPVNHSLSPAMHNAAYRELDFDWAYVPLGLKHEDDLERVLRAIRVLPFVGFNVTMPFKQAMLTYCDEVAMAAKMAGAVNTVHCVDGRLVGYNTDGRGLVESLAEEARFTSGGENITIIGAGGAAGAAAVAFILEKAGRVAIVNRTVERAEELADRLMPYARSTEIVPLHVSEAEEQIRESRLLINATPTGMAQDDPSPIPVSWISRDQIVCDMVYNVRETDLLKAARDAGALAIGGLGMLVHQAALAIDIWSETAQHKAPRDLMRSAAQSVLSSTCSGEVIE